One genomic window of Aquisalimonas sp. 2447 includes the following:
- a CDS encoding diguanylate cyclase, translated as MDQEFHQHLAVLLVEDTPRDAQFVTDLLQDVEDTAFAVTRCRRVQEALERVRTESFDVVLLDLGPPDSDVLDVVRQFRDGGGARLPLVVMTGQRRRGLGQEVLQLGAQDYLPKDDLAPAMLERVLLYAVERHRTQRRLELLSAAFNSGQGVFITDNRPRIIEVNRAFTEITGYHAEEVVGCNPRVLSSGHHDEVFYQALWERVHRDGQWAGEIWNRRRDGEIYPQWESISAVSDVSGEETHYVSVFHDISEQKRLETELERLASRDRLTNAYNRHRFYEYLDQAMIVYKRHGTSFALVMFDLDHFKHVNDRWGHPVGDAVLREVVHRCNATLRDTDFLSRWGGEEFLVLANHADEDAAAVLAERLREVVAATPFPTVGPVTISAGVVVVHPEERIEKLQERVDRALYTAKAAGRNCVRLATD; from the coding sequence ATGGATCAGGAATTCCACCAGCACCTTGCGGTGCTACTCGTCGAAGACACGCCAAGGGATGCGCAGTTCGTCACGGATCTCCTGCAGGACGTCGAGGACACCGCGTTCGCGGTGACACGTTGCCGTCGAGTGCAGGAGGCTCTCGAGCGCGTGCGGACGGAGTCCTTCGATGTAGTACTGCTTGACCTCGGCCCGCCCGATTCGGATGTTCTGGACGTGGTTCGGCAATTCCGGGACGGGGGAGGGGCCCGCTTGCCTCTGGTCGTCATGACCGGTCAACGCCGTCGCGGACTCGGGCAAGAGGTGCTGCAGCTAGGCGCGCAGGACTACCTCCCGAAGGACGACCTGGCACCGGCCATGCTGGAGCGGGTCCTGCTCTACGCCGTGGAGCGACACCGGACGCAGCGGCGACTGGAACTGCTGTCCGCCGCCTTCAACAGTGGCCAGGGCGTATTCATTACGGATAACCGGCCGCGCATCATCGAGGTCAACAGAGCCTTCACGGAGATCACCGGCTATCACGCCGAGGAGGTCGTGGGCTGCAATCCGCGGGTTCTCTCCTCCGGTCATCATGACGAGGTTTTCTACCAGGCCCTCTGGGAGCGTGTACACCGCGACGGCCAGTGGGCCGGCGAGATCTGGAACCGCCGCCGCGACGGCGAGATCTATCCGCAGTGGGAATCAATCAGCGCGGTTTCCGATGTCAGCGGTGAAGAGACCCACTACGTCTCCGTCTTCCACGACATCAGCGAACAGAAGCGGCTAGAAACGGAACTCGAGCGCCTCGCGAGCCGCGATCGCTTGACCAACGCCTACAATCGGCATCGCTTCTACGAGTATCTCGACCAAGCCATGATCGTCTACAAGCGGCACGGAACGTCCTTTGCGTTGGTGATGTTCGACCTGGACCACTTCAAGCATGTAAACGATCGCTGGGGCCACCCGGTCGGGGATGCGGTCCTGCGAGAAGTGGTCCATCGGTGCAACGCGACGCTGCGCGACACGGACTTCCTGAGCCGCTGGGGCGGAGAGGAGTTTCTGGTCCTCGCCAACCATGCGGACGAGGATGCTGCTGCCGTGCTGGCCGAGCGCCTCCGCGAGGTGGTGGCCGCGACGCCGTTCCCGACCGTCGGGCCGGTCACAATCAGCGCTGGAGTTGTGGTGGTTCATCCGGAGGAGCGTATTGAAAAGCTTCAGGAACGGGTCGACCGCGCTCTTTACACGGCGAAGGCAGCAGGCCGGAACTGCGTGCGGCTCGCCACCGACTGA
- a CDS encoding PadR family transcriptional regulator: MALRYALLAALHERPATGYDLNQRFGRRQGFVWNASHQQIYRELGRLHDEGLLSMEAEPQAERPDRKRYTITPAGEVALREWLATPQPRPATRDPLLVKFFAGDLVEDRVLFDELVSLRHAWEERLAAYREIEATWFSEPETLSRHYRLQYLALRRGISAGQAWLGWLDEAETLLRTP; the protein is encoded by the coding sequence ATGGCCTTGCGATATGCCCTTCTGGCGGCACTGCACGAGCGCCCCGCGACGGGGTATGACCTGAACCAGCGATTCGGACGCCGCCAGGGATTCGTCTGGAATGCGAGCCACCAGCAGATCTATCGGGAGTTGGGGCGGCTACACGACGAAGGCCTGTTGAGCATGGAGGCGGAACCCCAGGCGGAGCGCCCCGATCGCAAGCGGTATACCATCACCCCGGCGGGGGAGGTGGCACTGCGTGAATGGTTGGCGACACCCCAACCACGGCCGGCGACACGGGACCCGCTGCTGGTGAAATTTTTTGCCGGCGACTTGGTGGAGGACCGTGTCCTTTTCGACGAACTTGTCTCACTGCGCCACGCCTGGGAGGAGCGACTCGCCGCCTACAGGGAGATTGAAGCGACATGGTTCAGTGAACCAGAGACTCTATCCCGCCACTATCGCCTCCAGTACCTGGCCCTGCGCCGGGGCATCAGCGCAGGTCAGGCGTGGCTGGGGTGGCTAGACGAGGCGGAAACGCTCTTGCGGACTCCTTAA
- a CDS encoding DUF2306 domain-containing protein, giving the protein MTLEPLLQSTLAVQVHTLAAVLAFGIGIGQFLLPRGSTVHRVVGWSWVGLMAVTAGSSFFIHMGRVFGIWSPIHLLSIFTLVMLVLAVRAARRRDVATHRSIMISLFVFALVGAGAFTFLPGRIMHVVVFGG; this is encoded by the coding sequence ATGACTCTAGAACCCTTGCTGCAAAGTACGCTGGCGGTCCAGGTTCATACCCTGGCTGCCGTCCTGGCCTTTGGCATCGGCATCGGACAGTTCCTCCTCCCACGAGGGTCGACCGTACACCGTGTGGTGGGGTGGAGTTGGGTCGGGCTGATGGCAGTCACCGCCGGGTCGTCGTTCTTCATTCACATGGGACGGGTGTTCGGGATCTGGAGCCCCATCCACCTGCTGTCAATATTCACCCTGGTCATGCTGGTTCTCGCGGTCCGAGCGGCGCGCCGCCGGGATGTCGCCACTCATCGCAGCATCATGATTTCCCTCTTTGTGTTCGCACTGGTGGGGGCGGGCGCGTTCACCTTCCTGCCGGGGCGGATCATGCACGTGGTGGTTTTTGGCGGCTAA
- the mobI gene encoding conjugative transfer protein MobI(A/C) — protein sequence MEYSQIEESLDQKEREIAETANHYASEFWNSHYSGNAERPKHERSHLGVRVRHRPNTGNLEIFWVRFSWVQSKDGKNHLRSEHLRKGVSSHGDSETKLLRYAQEWERELVLEVERNFTRLREEFASVRKARVPLRKARKLSAEGGIGSTNKESENTDE from the coding sequence ATGGAGTACAGTCAAATAGAGGAAAGTCTCGATCAGAAGGAGCGTGAGATTGCGGAGACCGCGAATCACTACGCAAGCGAGTTCTGGAATAGCCACTACAGCGGTAACGCTGAGCGTCCAAAGCATGAAAGAAGCCATCTCGGCGTAAGGGTCAGGCACCGGCCGAACACAGGAAACCTCGAGATTTTCTGGGTTCGCTTTTCATGGGTTCAATCAAAGGATGGCAAGAATCACCTCCGCTCCGAGCATCTCCGGAAGGGTGTGTCCAGCCATGGGGACTCGGAGACGAAGCTTCTTCGGTATGCCCAGGAGTGGGAGCGCGAACTGGTTCTTGAGGTCGAGCGGAACTTTACGCGCCTGCGCGAAGAGTTCGCGTCGGTCCGTAAAGCGAGGGTCCCTCTCCGCAAGGCGCGCAAGCTGTCAGCGGAAGGGGGTATTGGTAGCACCAACAAAGAGAGTGAGAACACTGATGAGTGA
- a CDS encoding GGDEF domain-containing protein, with translation MPLHEERDPIMSAGLDSSVSEAYQPFTTDLMSGLIDSLGDALIGINAEQQIVLFNRGAEELFDYCAPDVLGRQLDILLPPDNRAAHEAHLETFAKEGVRTRRMGHRRSIRARRADGTEFPAGATISVADLDCGRIFFAAVRDITHHVETRNHLAESLNEHQRLARLDPLTDVLNGRVFKKAIEQSIKELRENGVPFTLVFIDADRFKEANDVHGHVFGDELLKTVAARLSSGFRSTDVVARVGGDEFGVLMPDCTAEIARTRIPKLRTALLADMQAMGASVTFSIGVLNCIQPPESVGACLHAVDSLMYSIKYSTGDGIAWGELDGVQQV, from the coding sequence GTGCCGTTGCATGAAGAGCGAGATCCGATAATGAGCGCCGGACTCGATTCAAGCGTCTCGGAGGCCTATCAACCGTTCACGACGGACTTGATGAGCGGGCTGATCGACAGCCTTGGTGACGCCCTGATCGGCATTAACGCCGAGCAACAGATTGTCCTGTTCAATCGAGGAGCCGAGGAGTTGTTCGACTACTGCGCCCCCGACGTGCTCGGCCGGCAGTTGGATATCTTGCTGCCACCGGACAACCGCGCAGCCCACGAAGCCCACCTCGAGACATTCGCGAAGGAAGGTGTCCGTACGCGTCGCATGGGCCACCGGCGGTCGATCCGTGCCAGGCGCGCAGACGGGACTGAGTTTCCCGCTGGTGCCACCATCAGCGTGGCCGACCTGGATTGCGGGAGAATCTTTTTCGCCGCCGTGCGTGACATCACGCACCATGTGGAGACGCGGAATCACCTCGCGGAATCGCTGAATGAGCACCAGCGCCTGGCCCGGCTTGACCCTCTGACCGATGTGCTCAATGGACGGGTGTTCAAGAAAGCCATTGAGCAGAGCATCAAAGAACTCCGGGAAAACGGTGTGCCGTTTACGCTGGTGTTCATCGACGCAGACCGATTCAAGGAAGCGAATGACGTGCATGGTCACGTCTTCGGAGACGAATTGTTGAAAACCGTTGCGGCCCGTCTGAGCAGCGGTTTCCGCAGCACGGACGTTGTCGCCCGGGTGGGTGGCGACGAATTCGGTGTCCTCATGCCCGACTGCACGGCGGAGATCGCCCGCACCCGTATCCCCAAGCTGCGCACCGCACTGCTTGCTGACATGCAGGCCATGGGGGCTTCGGTGACGTTCAGTATTGGCGTACTGAACTGCATTCAGCCCCCAGAGTCCGTCGGAGCGTGCCTGCACGCGGTGGACTCGCTCATGTACAGCATCAAGTATTCCACTGGCGACGGCATCGCTTGGGGGGAGCTGGACGGCGTTCAGCAAGTATAG
- a CDS encoding outer membrane beta-barrel protein, giving the protein MHRIYQHGLLFLMVLALPAPAQVQASGSDSSGWTAELETGGLWFSRNRARIPSDTGTTVDLRDLTGSGGDPYVRLYVGYDFNERHSVRLNLAPVRKTGRGTLNREVEFDGETFEADTPTRASYKFNTYRLTYRWMFHRDDDWDLGLGAALLVRDAHIELRQDNVRARNEDLGFVPLLHLYGAYHLTDRTSLVLDFEGAAAPQGRALDLAVQVRHTLPTGWHVFGGYRTLEGGADNSSVYTYAWLHHATVGIGYRF; this is encoded by the coding sequence ATGCACAGGATCTATCAGCACGGTCTCCTGTTCTTGATGGTGTTGGCTTTGCCGGCTCCTGCGCAGGTGCAGGCGTCGGGTTCTGATTCATCTGGCTGGACCGCCGAGCTGGAGACCGGTGGCCTGTGGTTCAGCCGCAACCGCGCACGCATTCCATCCGACACTGGGACCACCGTTGACCTGCGTGATCTGACAGGGAGCGGCGGTGACCCTTACGTTCGCCTCTACGTGGGCTATGACTTCAACGAGCGGCACAGTGTTCGCCTCAACCTGGCGCCCGTAAGGAAGACCGGGCGAGGAACCCTGAACAGGGAAGTGGAGTTCGACGGCGAAACGTTCGAGGCGGACACCCCGACGCGTGCCAGCTACAAGTTCAATACATATCGACTGACCTATCGCTGGATGTTCCATCGGGATGACGACTGGGATCTCGGCCTGGGCGCCGCACTGCTGGTCAGGGACGCCCATATCGAATTGCGCCAGGACAACGTTCGCGCAAGGAACGAAGACCTGGGGTTCGTGCCGTTGCTCCACCTGTATGGCGCCTATCACTTGACCGATCGTACGTCGCTGGTGCTCGATTTTGAGGGCGCGGCCGCGCCGCAGGGGCGCGCCCTGGACCTTGCCGTTCAGGTGCGCCACACGCTGCCCACGGGCTGGCATGTCTTCGGCGGTTATCGCACGCTGGAGGGCGGTGCGGATAACAGCAGCGTGTATACCTATGCATGGCTCCATCACGCCACCGTTGGCATCGGTTACCGCTTCTGA
- a CDS encoding RRXRR domain-containing protein, protein MPCHPARARRLLRHGRARALRRTPFTIRLLDRASGATQPVRLKIDPGARITGIALAAEGDRSSRVVWAGELDTSTARRRSASG, encoded by the coding sequence ATGCCCTGCCACCCGGCACGCGCCCGGCGTCTGCTCCGCCATGGCCGGGCCCGGGCGCTGCGCCGCACCCCTTTCACGATCCGGCTTCTGGATCGGGCGTCGGGGGCAACGCAGCCGGTGCGTCTGAAGATTGACCCGGGTGCCCGGATCACCGGTATCGCCCTGGCGGCGGAGGGCGACCGGTCGAGCCGGGTTGTCTGGGCCGGTGAGCTCGACACGAGCACCGCTCGGCGCAGATCCGCAAGCGGCTGA
- a CDS encoding bifunctional diguanylate cyclase/phosphodiesterase encodes MTLPQTLGPEAITFAQTIKGWSFIVVTAVMLWLLIQRLSDRQALIIGDLELHKRILENAHNGVLVTNGNGEIIYVNEALERITGYRQEELLGRNPSVLSSGFHDREFYRQMWETLERDHAWQGEIVNRRKDGNRFTEWITITKIVDGTSGDARYVSVISDISKAKADQDRLQYLAFHDPLTSLPNRALMQEHLKTALHQAALERNQIAVLFLDLDDFKIINETLGHQTGDLILKQVARRLSGVVDDAALGRFSGDQFILITPAVESPDQVAGLAERLLESLSEPLRPQGHHPISVRCTVGITVSDGMRDVSEEGLASLLSEADAALNEAKTNGKNGFAFYSSDMMERSQRRLELEQALSHAIQNDELRLHFQPVFDVGSEQLVGAEALLRWAHPHRGLISPGEFIPVAEETGLILPLGEWVMQALIGQIQRWLDAGLDPGVVAFNVASRQVAQGEFSAALTRALASHERVSHHLEVELTESGLMSLGDGTIDKLHAVQSSGVRLAVDDFGTGYSSLAYLRRFPLNKLKIDRSFIAELHDDNENEAIIRAILAMAHTLNLKVQAEGVETREQLLLLRELGCDTWQGFLGAAPLPAEGFEAGYLRTSAATGPWPHAVRGVTQHRT; translated from the coding sequence ATGACGCTCCCCCAGACTCTGGGGCCGGAGGCCATTACCTTCGCGCAGACCATCAAGGGGTGGAGCTTCATTGTCGTCACGGCGGTCATGCTGTGGCTCCTGATCCAGCGCCTCAGTGATCGCCAGGCTCTGATCATCGGTGATCTTGAACTCCACAAGCGCATCCTCGAGAACGCTCACAATGGGGTGCTTGTAACCAATGGCAACGGAGAGATCATTTACGTCAATGAAGCCCTAGAGAGGATTACCGGATACAGACAGGAAGAACTGCTCGGCCGGAACCCCTCGGTGCTGAGCTCGGGATTCCATGACCGGGAGTTTTACCGCCAGATGTGGGAGACACTGGAGCGTGATCATGCCTGGCAGGGCGAGATCGTCAACCGACGCAAGGACGGCAACCGATTCACCGAATGGATCACGATTACCAAGATCGTCGATGGAACCTCCGGAGATGCCCGCTATGTCTCCGTGATCAGCGACATCAGCAAGGCCAAGGCGGATCAGGATCGTCTGCAATACCTGGCGTTCCATGATCCGCTTACGAGCTTGCCCAACCGCGCCCTGATGCAGGAGCACCTGAAGACGGCACTCCACCAGGCAGCCTTGGAGCGAAACCAGATTGCTGTCCTGTTTCTGGACCTGGACGACTTCAAGATCATCAATGAAACGCTGGGGCATCAGACGGGAGACCTGATACTCAAGCAGGTTGCCCGCCGCCTGAGCGGCGTTGTTGATGATGCCGCTCTCGGACGCTTCAGCGGCGACCAGTTCATTCTGATCACACCAGCGGTCGAGTCGCCGGATCAGGTGGCAGGACTCGCTGAGCGGCTATTGGAGAGCCTGAGCGAACCACTGCGCCCGCAAGGACACCATCCCATCAGTGTGCGTTGCACCGTGGGCATCACCGTGAGCGACGGCATGCGCGACGTGTCCGAAGAGGGCCTCGCGTCGCTGCTCAGCGAGGCGGATGCCGCGCTCAATGAGGCCAAAACGAATGGCAAGAATGGGTTCGCCTTTTATAGCAGTGACATGATGGAGCGTTCCCAGAGACGACTGGAGCTGGAACAGGCCCTGAGTCATGCAATCCAGAACGATGAGTTGCGACTCCACTTTCAGCCCGTTTTCGACGTAGGCTCCGAGCAACTGGTGGGGGCCGAGGCGTTGTTGCGCTGGGCGCACCCTCACAGAGGGCTGATCTCCCCCGGTGAGTTCATTCCGGTAGCGGAGGAAACCGGGTTGATTCTGCCTCTCGGCGAGTGGGTCATGCAGGCGCTCATCGGGCAGATCCAACGGTGGCTTGACGCTGGTCTCGACCCTGGCGTGGTCGCATTCAACGTTGCCTCACGGCAGGTCGCCCAGGGCGAGTTCTCGGCGGCGCTGACGCGGGCTCTCGCAAGCCACGAGCGCGTATCGCACCACCTTGAGGTGGAACTGACCGAGAGCGGACTGATGTCACTCGGTGACGGCACCATCGACAAGCTGCACGCTGTCCAATCCAGCGGGGTGAGGCTCGCTGTCGATGATTTCGGAACCGGCTATTCGTCGTTGGCGTATCTTCGTCGGTTCCCGCTGAACAAACTGAAGATCGACCGCAGTTTCATCGCGGAGCTACATGACGACAACGAGAACGAAGCCATCATTCGCGCCATTCTCGCCATGGCGCACACGCTCAACCTCAAGGTTCAGGCCGAAGGGGTGGAAACCCGAGAGCAGCTTTTGCTGCTCCGCGAACTTGGCTGCGATACCTGGCAGGGGTTTCTGGGGGCAGCGCCTCTGCCGGCAGAGGGTTTCGAAGCCGGTTACTTGCGGACAAGCGCGGCGACCGGGCCATGGCCCCACGCTGTGCGGGGCGTGACGCAACACCGGACGTGA
- a CDS encoding PH domain-containing protein, producing the protein MSEETIFNKTTRPAKRSFWRAWLLVLIGAVMALAPQLVGALTIAGLNALIEVAPDGRIAGVIAGGSDIIRYVGLGVAGYGLVIVIGYQWLANRYVVTPTDVSEVYGLIAKKKNTTKLAHIRRVGVHQTIIGRILGYGDVLYYSAGTGIRLIGMGGHDGPEYASVRGSALGL; encoded by the coding sequence ATGAGTGAAGAGACGATTTTCAACAAAACCACACGGCCGGCGAAGCGCTCCTTCTGGCGTGCGTGGCTCCTGGTCCTTATCGGCGCAGTCATGGCACTGGCGCCTCAGTTGGTCGGCGCTTTAACGATCGCCGGTCTGAACGCGCTGATCGAGGTTGCTCCGGATGGGAGGATTGCCGGGGTGATCGCGGGAGGGAGTGACATCATCCGTTACGTCGGTCTTGGCGTTGCGGGCTATGGCCTCGTGATCGTGATCGGGTACCAGTGGCTCGCCAACCGGTACGTTGTCACGCCAACGGATGTCAGCGAGGTCTACGGCCTGATCGCCAAGAAGAAAAACACCACCAAGCTGGCACACATCCGGCGCGTCGGCGTTCATCAAACCATAATCGGGCGCATTCTCGGGTATGGCGACGTGCTGTACTACTCCGCTGGGACGGGTATACGGTTAATCGGAATGGGTGGTCACGATGGGCCGGAATACGCAAGCGTCCGAGGGTCGGCTCTTGGGCTCTGA
- a CDS encoding EAL domain-containing protein, with amino-acid sequence MPQLVIRLDDEAQHDLDEIRHRLEAAGFGITRQEGHGDEGVEWTLRPHRQNRDASSPSIDPGVLDIVEHGVVVCDAQARIIHANPRARDLFGWEETPLGESAYARMPLYQRDCATVVSEIEHPLARALKGSRIVAEQTLCVGETPAPQCGQLLVTARPVHGRQRKLAGVALSLLDVSGESPTEKALRRQRNLYAALSEFNQLVVLKAPAPEELFEQLCRVAVDYGHLQLAWIGMPDEAGWIRPVASRGAARDYLHHVRICVDGRLREGQGPTGTAMREKRRMVVHAMQTDPSMGPWQQAAHEAGLRSSAAFPVFRGGEVVASLNVYSDEEDYFTSDLLHLLDELVMDASFSLDNFDHHQERRRLVEILEATPDFVGISDPQGRILYHNPAARRFLNQEQDLGRIPDCHTGEGRRKVAQGLKAAETQGTWGGETEFVDSEGRCIPFSQVIIAHCDDQGEVTHFSTIARNISHEKESEEKIRELAYQDALTGLANRTLLLDHLEMDYRRALRQGRFGALLYMDMDEFKAINDSLGHAVGDALLKALARRLSGRLRAEDTLARIGGDEFVMLLGDLGDDQEAAALAAQRVASELLDMLVVPIEAHGHRLHVTLSIGITGFPYNSTADPMDVLRQADTAMYAGKRVGRGVVRFYDPAMRENVRRRLDLEQDLQRALDMEELHLSYQPILALPGQEILGFEALLRWEHPTRGMISPAEFIPVAEQTGQIIDLGNLVMNQALRTVRRWIDIGLMQPGQQISVNVSPPQFAQADFVQRTTQLLGHYGVPGERLNLEITEGVVVRHMADTTAKLRLLQQHGISIALDDFGTGYSSLAYLTQLPLQTIKIDRSFVQGLGDGHDSADVVEAILTMAIRLGLSTIAEGVETAEQCHRLSAWGCHGAQGFYLAYPLPAPDAEDYLLAHRD; translated from the coding sequence ATGCCCCAGCTTGTGATTCGCCTCGACGATGAGGCCCAACATGACCTCGACGAAATCAGGCACCGCCTCGAGGCGGCCGGATTCGGAATCACCCGTCAGGAAGGGCATGGCGACGAGGGTGTCGAGTGGACGCTGCGCCCGCATCGCCAGAATCGGGACGCAAGCTCACCTTCCATTGACCCCGGCGTCCTGGACATCGTGGAACACGGGGTTGTCGTCTGTGACGCTCAGGCCAGGATCATCCACGCGAACCCGCGAGCCAGAGACCTGTTCGGTTGGGAGGAAACACCACTGGGCGAATCGGCTTACGCCCGAATGCCCCTGTACCAGCGCGACTGCGCAACAGTTGTGTCGGAGATCGAGCACCCCCTAGCGCGGGCGCTCAAGGGCAGCCGCATTGTCGCCGAGCAAACCCTGTGCGTGGGCGAGACGCCGGCACCGCAATGCGGGCAACTGCTGGTGACTGCACGTCCGGTGCATGGCCGCCAGCGAAAGCTTGCGGGGGTCGCACTGTCACTACTGGACGTCAGCGGGGAATCGCCCACAGAGAAGGCACTGCGGCGGCAAAGAAATCTCTACGCGGCGCTATCGGAGTTTAACCAGCTCGTGGTACTGAAAGCGCCGGCGCCAGAGGAGCTGTTCGAGCAGCTCTGCCGGGTCGCCGTGGATTACGGCCACCTGCAACTTGCCTGGATCGGCATGCCGGACGAGGCCGGCTGGATCCGTCCAGTCGCATCCCGTGGTGCAGCCCGCGATTACCTCCACCACGTTCGGATCTGCGTTGATGGCCGTCTGCGTGAGGGGCAGGGGCCGACCGGCACAGCAATGCGCGAGAAACGGCGCATGGTCGTCCATGCCATGCAAACCGACCCGTCCATGGGCCCATGGCAGCAGGCCGCCCATGAGGCGGGGCTCCGCAGCTCCGCGGCCTTTCCCGTGTTCCGCGGTGGCGAGGTCGTTGCCAGCCTCAACGTCTATTCCGACGAGGAAGACTACTTCACCTCCGATTTGCTCCATCTGCTCGACGAACTGGTAATGGATGCCTCCTTTTCGCTGGACAACTTCGATCACCATCAGGAGCGACGCCGACTGGTCGAAATCCTTGAGGCAACGCCGGACTTTGTCGGGATCTCGGACCCGCAGGGGCGTATTCTCTACCATAACCCGGCGGCCCGGCGGTTTCTGAATCAGGAGCAGGACCTGGGGCGCATACCCGACTGCCATACGGGCGAAGGCCGCCGCAAGGTGGCTCAGGGACTCAAAGCCGCCGAAACGCAGGGTACCTGGGGAGGGGAGACGGAATTCGTGGACAGCGAAGGGCGCTGCATCCCCTTCTCACAGGTGATCATCGCTCACTGTGACGACCAGGGTGAAGTCACGCACTTCTCCACCATTGCCCGGAATATTAGTCACGAGAAGGAGTCCGAGGAGAAGATCCGGGAGCTGGCATACCAGGACGCGCTCACGGGCCTGGCGAACCGTACCCTGCTGCTCGACCATCTGGAGATGGATTACAGGCGTGCCCTTCGCCAGGGTCGTTTCGGTGCCCTGCTCTACATGGACATGGACGAGTTCAAGGCCATCAACGACTCCCTCGGGCATGCCGTCGGCGACGCGCTTCTCAAGGCCTTGGCGCGACGCCTGTCCGGCCGCCTCCGCGCCGAAGACACGCTGGCCCGAATCGGCGGCGACGAGTTTGTCATGCTCCTTGGTGACCTCGGCGACGATCAGGAGGCCGCGGCACTAGCAGCTCAGCGCGTTGCCAGTGAACTCCTGGACATGCTGGTCGTCCCAATCGAAGCCCACGGCCATCGCCTCCACGTAACGTTGAGCATCGGCATCACGGGGTTCCCGTACAACAGCACCGCTGACCCCATGGACGTTCTCAGGCAGGCTGATACGGCCATGTATGCAGGCAAGCGCGTCGGTCGAGGCGTCGTGCGCTTCTACGATCCAGCCATGCGGGAGAACGTACGTCGCCGACTCGACCTGGAGCAGGACCTGCAACGCGCACTGGATATGGAGGAGCTTCACCTCAGCTACCAGCCCATCCTGGCTTTGCCAGGGCAGGAAATCCTGGGCTTCGAGGCACTGCTGCGTTGGGAGCATCCCACCCGCGGAATGATTTCCCCGGCGGAGTTCATCCCGGTTGCCGAGCAGACCGGACAGATCATCGACCTGGGGAACCTGGTCATGAACCAGGCACTACGGACTGTGCGGCGCTGGATCGACATCGGCTTGATGCAACCGGGCCAGCAGATCAGCGTCAACGTCAGTCCGCCACAGTTTGCGCAAGCCGACTTCGTCCAGCGAACAACGCAACTCCTCGGCCATTACGGCGTTCCCGGCGAGCGACTCAATCTGGAAATCACCGAGGGTGTGGTTGTGCGGCACATGGCGGATACCACTGCCAAGCTCCGCCTTCTCCAGCAACACGGCATCAGCATTGCGCTGGACGATTTCGGAACCGGATATTCCTCGCTGGCCTATCTCACCCAGCTTCCTCTACAGACAATCAAGATCGATCGCTCCTTTGTTCAGGGGCTAGGCGACGGCCACGATTCTGCCGACGTGGTCGAGGCGATCCTGACCATGGCGATTCGCCTGGGGCTCAGCACCATCGCGGAGGGCGTAGAGACTGCGGAGCAATGCCACCGCCTGTCTGCCTGGGGATGCCACGGTGCGCAGGGCTTTTATCTCGCCTACCCCCTGCCGGCTCCCGACGCCGAGGACTACCTGCTGGCGCACCGGGATTGA
- a CDS encoding SOS response-associated peptidase produces the protein MCGRFVSKTDAAIERAFNVIPREWTHDWVKYNVAPTQNVPVIRLANGQREGVMLRWGLVPAWAKGQPTKYSTINARAETVETAATYRSPWKRAQRCIIPAIGYYEWQEVAGGKQPYLIRLAGGEPFGFCGLWETSVGPDGGTVESCTIITVSANPMVAQIHAKARMPAMVTPEYCGVWLEGSSSDAREVLGPFPVELMDAYPVSTRVNSPRNDSPELLERVA, from the coding sequence ATGTGCGGGCGATTCGTAAGCAAGACCGATGCGGCCATCGAGCGGGCGTTCAACGTGATTCCCCGCGAGTGGACCCATGACTGGGTCAAGTACAACGTTGCGCCCACACAGAACGTGCCCGTGATCCGGCTGGCTAATGGGCAGCGTGAAGGGGTGATGCTGCGCTGGGGACTTGTCCCGGCGTGGGCCAAAGGGCAGCCGACGAAGTACAGCACGATCAACGCCCGCGCCGAGACAGTAGAGACAGCTGCCACATACCGGAGCCCTTGGAAGCGCGCTCAGCGCTGCATCATCCCGGCAATCGGATACTACGAGTGGCAAGAGGTCGCTGGGGGGAAACAGCCGTACTTAATTCGGCTCGCCGGCGGAGAGCCATTCGGATTCTGCGGACTGTGGGAAACATCGGTTGGGCCTGATGGAGGGACGGTTGAGTCGTGCACGATCATTACCGTTTCCGCCAATCCCATGGTCGCGCAGATCCACGCCAAGGCGCGGATGCCGGCGATGGTTACGCCTGAGTATTGCGGTGTCTGGCTTGAAGGCTCTAGCAGTGATGCCCGAGAGGTGCTGGGGCCGTTCCCCGTCGAGCTGATGGACGCCTACCCGGTGAGCACACGCGTGAACTCCCCCCGGAACGACAGCCCAGAGCTTCTAGAGCGCGTAGCGTAG